One Nicotiana tomentosiformis chromosome 4, ASM39032v3, whole genome shotgun sequence genomic window carries:
- the LOC138909589 gene encoding uncharacterized protein: protein MPTCKLAKWQILLSEFDIIYVTQKVVKGQALADHLAENPVDGEYELLKMYFLDKEVSFVGEDIVETYDGWRMFFDGATNFKGVGIEAVLVSKTDQHYLIFAKLRFSCTNNMVEYKACILGLRLAIDMNVQELLVIGDSDLLVHQVLGEWATKNTKIFPYLHYVQEFIKRITRIEFKHVLRIQNEFADAFATLSSMINIQTRISSILSR, encoded by the coding sequence atgcctacgtgtaagttagcaaagtggcagatattgctaagtgagttcgacatcatctatgtgactcagaaaGTAGTCAAGGGGCAAGCATTGGCCGATCACTTAGCAGAGAACCCTGTAGATGGAGAATACGAACTATTGAAGATGTATTTTCTCGACAAGGAAGTGTCGTTTGTAGGTGAAGATATTGTCGAaacatatgatggttggaggatgtttttcGACGGAGCAACAAACTTCAAGGGAGTGGGCATCGAAGCTGTTTTAGTATCAAAAACTGATCAGCATTATCTGATATTCGCAAAGCTCAGGTTctcgtgcaccaacaatatggtggaatataaggcatgcatcttgggactcagattGGCCATTGATATGAATGTTCAGGAGTTGTTGGTAATCGGAGATTCTGATCTATTGGTACACCAAGTATTAGGAGAATGGGCCaccaagaacactaaaatatttCCATACTTGCATTATGTACAAGAGTTTATCAAGAGGATCACAAgaatagaattcaaacatgttctaaggattcagaatgagttcgcagatgcattcgctaccttgtcttccatgataaaCATCCAGACAAggatttcatcgatcctatcccgATAG
- the LOC138909590 gene encoding uncharacterized protein gives MRNYHLLFSGTAPQFVHHWGNPYLLVYDTEAVIPTEVEIPSLRIIQEAELSDAEWAQSRYEQLALIDGKRMNAVCHDQLYQNRMARTFNKKVRSRQFTPGQLVLKRIFPHQDKAKRKFSPNWQGPYMVHQILTGGAPILAEMDG, from the coding sequence ATGAGAAACTACCATTTGCTTTTCTCGGGTACCGCACCACAGTTCGTACATCACTGGGGAAACCCCTATCTACTAGTTTACGATACTGAAGCTGTTATACCCACCGAAGTAGAGATTCCTTccctaagaatcatacaagaggccgAGCTTAGTGATGCGGAATGGGCACAGAGCCGGTATGAGCAATtggctctcattgatggtaaaagGATGAATGCGGTGTGTCACgatcaactctaccagaatagaatggcaaggactttcaacaaaaaggttagatCTAGGCAATTCACACCAGGGCAATTGGTGTTGAAACGGATCTTTCCACATCAGGACAAAGCAAAAAGGAAATTCTCACCtaactggcaaggcccttacatggttcaccaaATACTGACAGGAGGAGCGCCtatacttgcagagatggatggaTAA